The following are encoded in a window of Castanea sativa cultivar Marrone di Chiusa Pesio chromosome 5, ASM4071231v1 genomic DNA:
- the LOC142636614 gene encoding glutathione S-transferase L3-like — protein sequence MAAAIVNEHLPTPLTATSEQPPLFDGTTRLYIAYTCPFAQRVWIFRNYKGLHDKIKLVPIDLQNRPAWYKEKVYHENKVPSLEHNGKVIGESLDLIKYVDSNFEGPSLPYPNDPAKKEFAEELITYSDTFNKIVFASFKGDTVKEAGPAFDHLENALHKFKDGPYFLGHELSLVEIIYIPFVEKFQAFLSGVWNYDITAGRPKLTKWIEEVNKIDAYKPTKRDPKLTVEYYSAIFLAKH from the exons atggcAGCTGC GATCGTGAACGAGCATCTTCCCACACCTTTGACTGCCACTTCTGAACAGCCTCCTCTCTTTGATGGAACCACAAG GTTGTACATCGCTTATACATGCCCATTTGCACAGCGTGTGTGGATCTTCAGGAACTATAAG GGATTACATGACAAGATAAAATTAGTTCCAATTGACCTTCAGAACAGGCCTGCTTGGTACAAAGAGAAAGTCTACCATGAAAACAAG gTACCCTCCTTGGAACACAATGGCAAAGTCATTGGGGAGAGCCTTGATTTGATTAAATATGTAGACAGCAACTTTGAAGGGCCTTCTCTTCCCTACCCCAAT GATCCTGCTAAAAAAGAGTTTGCTGAAGAACTGATAACCTACAGTGATACCTTCAACAAGATAGTGTTCGCATCATTCAAAGGAGACACAGTCAAAGAAGCCG GTCCTGCTTTTGACCACCTAGAGAATGCTCTTCATAAATTTAAGGATGGGCCTTACTTCCTTGGCCATGAGCTCAGTTTG GTGGAGATAATTTACATTCCGTTTGTTGAAAAATTCCAAGCCTTCCTTTCAGGAGTGTGGAATTACGACATCACTGCAGGAAGGCCTAAACTTACTAAGTGGATTGag GAGGTGAACAAGATTGATGCTTATAAGCCAACAAAGAGGGATCCCAAACTGACCGTTGAATATTACAGTGCCATCTTTTTG GCTAAGCACTGA